Proteins encoded together in one Clostridium kluyveri DSM 555 window:
- a CDS encoding phage terminase small subunit P27 family — translation MPTPAKSIKLQLLNGNKNHRTKKEIEKRVKNEEKLKIGHDNVKPPPWLDITAQKEFKRVSELLISVELMTDADVTHLALYCDTYSQYLSYKRQVKKYGMWTGGKPNPFIKKMSEMARQLRGFAADLGLSPSARARLAINLECTDEDEDDF, via the coding sequence ATGCCAACTCCAGCAAAATCGATTAAACTTCAATTATTAAACGGAAATAAAAATCACAGGACTAAAAAAGAAATAGAAAAACGTGTAAAAAATGAAGAAAAGCTAAAAATAGGACATGATAATGTAAAACCACCTCCATGGCTTGATATAACGGCTCAAAAAGAATTTAAAAGAGTTTCTGAACTGCTGATTTCTGTTGAATTAATGACAGATGCGGATGTTACACATCTTGCGTTATACTGTGATACTTATTCCCAATATCTTTCCTATAAAAGACAGGTCAAAAAGTACGGAATGTGGACTGGCGGCAAGCCCAATCCATTTATTAAAAAAATGAGTGAAATGGCAAGACAGCTCAGAGGTTTTGCTGCTGATTTAGGATTGTCACCATCTGCCAGAGCAAGACTTGCAATTAACTTAGAATGTACAGATGAGGATGAAGATGACTTCTAA